The following is a genomic window from Carassius gibelio isolate Cgi1373 ecotype wild population from Czech Republic chromosome B7, carGib1.2-hapl.c, whole genome shotgun sequence.
CTTCCTTCTTCTCCAGCCACAGCGTTCAGGACGCTCGTTTAATCATTAATCTGCTTTGATTGTTTAACCACAGTAGTGTGCGTGCACACCTGAAGATATCAGGGTTAAAGGTCACTGTACTTGATAATCTTAATCTATAATGTAGATTGTGTACAGTATTTGTGTGAGAGTGCAAACACTTGTGCAATATCCTAACTACAAACTCAGCCAGAAGTTGTGATAAGAGCAGAGAGTGATGAGAGGGAAGAATCTTGCCTAGATCAGCACATGCTTCCTCACATGAGCGAGTCACAAGACAGCCAGGGCTATGTCACCCTTCTGATATTTTTCCTAGGGTTCTCCTAATATAGTGAAGAGCTAAAATATTGAGAAATTTGATCACGTATGTAAAAGCTGGGAGATGCTGGCAAGAGGTTTCCCCGTTTTGGTTTCAATGATTACCACAAATATAAGCAATCACCTTTCAGTCCATTTTCAGAGAAGGCATTCACGTCAGATATCTGGTACAGGGGACCTTCGTTCCACCAGTTCATCTCAGGAATGGGTTTACAGCGTGGGGCCTGTACTATGATGACTATTGCTCCAGCTAACATCCCAACCCAGCCGAGCCAGAACAAAACCAGCAAGACCCAACGAGTACGAACCCACCtgcaaatatacacatatatatattagacagacagacagacagacagactgacagacagacagacagactgactgacagacagacagccagacagacagccagacagacagacagccagacagacagacagccagacagacagccagacagacagacagccagacagacagacagacagacagacagacagatatcgtACCCGGCTGTACCGGCGACTTTCATTAACTCCTCTTTGGAGAGGCCAGTAAATTTGACTTCGGTGTCCTCCGGCACTTTAACCTTTACGCAGCCGTTTTTCTCGGTGCCTGACGGAGTTTCTCCGGTCATCGGCTGTTTTTCCTGATCCATCTCGTTCAGTTCTACCTCCTTCATTTCGTATTCTTTTTTCATGCTTGACGGTAGTTTCAGTGCTGactgttaaaaagaaaattattcatcatcataaaaaaaaaaaaaaaaaaattacagaaattaattttaGGCTAAATGTAGTCCTAAATAACAATaacttgtttaaaaatgtatttaatttttttaatttgcttgCAGAAGatgttcctttatttatttatttttttaaatagcaagaattgtgtttttaattCTAAACACTATAGAATAATCTTCAATGAATGTAAGAACGAGACAAAGGCTACCTGAAAAAGAAGAAGCTTCCGTTTCAGTCAGGATTCCTGCTGTTTAACTCCTCAGAGGCTGTTTCTGACGGTCGATCGTGTTTTTATAGCGCAGACACCACTTTTGCATCCGCCCATCTAAAGGAGGAACTCCAATTGTACTTTGACACCGATAAGACTACTTTTTACTGATACTGACTTCTGCAATGTCATCAAATAATGCTCGTTTTAATAGACTGGGTTTACTTAATGCTCGAGAAGTTACATTATAATCACTACTGTACTTGCAATGCAGTCGGAGTTGCTGAAGAGTTTCCACCTTAAACGGACCCCCTCCAAATCCTGAGCGCATTATTGAGCCTGAGTTCACTTGAGTGAGCTGGAATTCATTCCGCAAACATGCACGAGCCCTCCTTGATGAAAAACACGAGTAAAGGGGGAAAAATGTGCTTTCTGATACAGTCAGGCACGAGTCTTGAGATTGTTGCTGATTGATCAACAGATTGTAAAGTGCTCGACTGAATAGAAAACATCGTGTTGCACTGTAACAAAAGTGTTAGCACACAGAATAAATCATTTTATCAAGGTTGCCGTTGATAAGATACATTTACAGTAAAGATCTATTAAAGTGACCAATCCTTTTTATTCTTTtcacaatctttaaaaaaattcagaTAATCAAGAAGTGTATTTCATAgggaaatatatatgtaaaaaaacaaacacacaaacaagctTTTAATTTTACTTCTTAAAAAAAAGCCACAGGCTAAAGCCACATATAAGCACATgatggtttgttttattttaatgtacatttaaacacAAAGGTTTTATTTCATGTATCACTTTTGTCCTTTGATACTTTCCCTGTTGTTTGCTTGACCAACATTGTGCTATAAAGTGCAGTCACAATTTCTTTATGTCTTTAAATGCTGTGTTTCTTTATGCAGCAAACACTACACTTCCAACAACTTGCTTCCCTCTTTAGTCCTCAATTAAAATTTTTCAGAAAATCTGTTTGTTGTCAACACTTTCCTTAATGCTTCATTttagttcagaaaacaaatactCTAAAAAATACTTATGACAAAGACCTGTTTGTGGTTTTTTTGCCGCGACTCTCTCCCACCGACTAATGTTCACTTTCCCTCTCAGCCCACCAAGAGAACAATGTGTGAGTGTTTTTCCCATGTGACAGAACAGTATGTTGGCCCCCTCTGCTTCACAGTGAGGAGAATTTCAAACAGTCCCGGGGCAACAGGGTCACAAGGATTACCAATAACTCTCTCCTCTGGGAAACCGTCTTCATCGAGCCCAGATTTAAGGCATCCGGCATGTTCCATCCAAAGACGTTTTTTCTTATGCACACtaagtttgcatttattttaacaaaaatacagtaaaaacaatacgaatgtaaaatgtaatttattcctgtagtaAAGCTACAtgtattacttcagtcttcagtgtcacaagatccttccaAAATCATTCTAGTAGTTGAAAATATGGTtcgttttttacgtttttttttttttttagaattctaTGAGGAATAGAATGttaaaaggaacagcatttattagatatataaatcttttattacattataaaggtttttattgtaacttttgtgtccttgcttaataaataagtgttattaaaacaatgtttttacttTTGTGAAAAGTATAAAGTATTAAACCATTCTTTCTATCTCTATATTCTCTAAATAAACAAGGAACAAAAGgttaagacttaaaaaaaatctaactctctttttttaattgttttacatttaatgtaatttttatgcattaaaaaaagttgatattcaACTAAAGCAGTTCAAACATTTCTGaccctttttatttaaataaatacttttgtagAATGCAGGGTTTATAGAGATGATAATGTGAGTGAAATGGCCGCATGTACATCACAGTTCATGGTGGTATCAATCCtaaatttagataaaaaaaaaagaaaggacatTTTCGGGTAGTGGATTCAGTTCTTCTGCAGGTGAGCCGGGGTGAATGCTAAAGGCAAGAGGTCTCTGAGACTGGTCTTCCTATAGGTGCCATCTGGCTTAGTGAGGTAAACATCCCATTCTGtgccaaactaaaaaaaaagagcaagtgacatgcatataaaaaaacGGAGACAAATGAAAAGTAATAACTGACACATGTGATAAAATATGAGTGAAGCCGTACCTCCATTAATACCTGTCGACAAGCACCGCAGGGTCCCACAAAACTATCTTTGATATCACTGTCGGAGAAATCAAAAGGATTCTTTAACATACTGAATATGTTTTCGGTTCAGTAAACCAGCTTGTgttaggaatatatatatatatatatatatatatatatatatatatatatatatatatatatatatatatatatatatatatatatatatgttataccATGTGACCGCTATGGCTGTAAATCTTCGGTATCCTTTTGCGACCGCTCTCTGTATCGCAGTTCTCTCCGCACACACAGTAAGGCCATAGGAGGCATTCTCAACATTGCATCCTACAAGATAGAGTGGTTAAGAACACTTTAACAGCATAAGATGATAAAGAGCTGACTACATGGCAGATTAAATGCTGTGGAATCACATTGCTTCAGTCAAAACTGAAACAAGCGGGTGCATCCGCCTACCAGTGATAATGGCGCCCCCTGTCGTCAGAATTGCAGCACCGACTGGAAACCCACTGTACGGACAGTAAGCCATTTCTCGTGCCTGCAAGCATTTTGCCACTAGCTCCGCAACTTAACCACAAAAGTTGAGgacaaagcaaaaaataaataaaaaaataaaaaagcgcaTCAATACACAACTATGATAACACTGACACGCTTTTGTAATTACAGAAATGCATGTCATACTGCAAAACTATGAGGTTATGTTTAAACATTAAGCATTAGGGGTTCAGAGAGCAAAGTCCCAATAATAGGCCGCTAAGCTCAAGTAACCTGCACACGCCAAACATATCAACTACGTTAGCTAACGTGCATTGAATGCAAAAATAGTTTGTTTACACGTAACGTTATTGGATTAAATGTGTACCTACCAGCCATAACAAATAGCCGACTTTATGAAATGGACTAGATATAATCTTTCTGACGGCGTATTTTCAAAACATTACGCAGTTTTGTGAACAGTTGTTGTTGATGCCTCGCCAGGAATAATGACATTTCTGGGACGGGTGCTGTGACGGGACAACTGACCGACCGAACAAGTGTTGTGGGCGGGGCAAACATCCACCAACCTCATGAATTATTCaaaatacacgtttttttttCTACTCCTTTTGAATAATTTAGCACGTTTTTTTAATCGGTGTATTTTGATATACACAACTTTTCACAATAACATATATACTGAAAAACGATATAtctaatatttcaaaacaaatacaaataaataaataagatgctGTTAACAGATCTCAagaaatatttgattaataaataattatattctaaTGAATAAAGGAAggtttattatttcaaatttattttcagTAGTTTAAAAACATCAAGAATTTTACTGATTAAACAACCACTGAAAGCGCTTGTAACAAACGTATATAATAAGATCACACAATACAGCACAATTTCAAAGCATTACTGGAAGTTATCTACAAGTCTGCAGCTAAATTTTAACATATAGGTTTCTACTGGTGAACAACATAGTTCTACGAGTCAAAGTGAAATACAAAGCAAAAAGAGACAGCATGAACACACAAAGAAAGCCTAGATTGTTAATCCAAAATGCAAACAGATACAGGGTTTTGTGACAGTGGTCTCCAGTGCTGGTGGGAACATAGTTGGGAGGATATATGGAGTAAATCCAGTGGGTACCTGAAAGAACAGCATGAGACCACCATTGtagtttcaatattatttataaatacataaatatgaatacaaatatgTTGACGATAGGCTGACGATAACCTTGTCCTTTATTATCAGTAATTTAACATCTCTATCTCTCACCAGCAACGAACCAGCACACAATGAATATGTAGAGCGTAAAGCTGAAAGCACTGCAGAAGCGAACCAGCAGAGAGTCGTCCAAAGTGTCCCTCAGGTACATGACCAACAGTGAAAGCAGACCAGTCAATCCAATCACAGTCACATAGATGGGGAGGTTTGGCTGGACAGGGCACTCATGCAAATGGATCACTCCTAGAAACATTTATCCGAACAGCCACATGACAGAGTGAAAAGCATGCTTCCAATGGTGTGTTAAAGCTTCTCATATTCTTGACATGCAATTATTAGTTAAAAGCATTTAAAGTGCTCCAGATTGTGATTACACTAATCATCTCATCAATATTTTACACGGTAAACAAAAACGTCTCTTTACTGTACCTAATCCAGTAGCTGTTAATAAAATCATCCATGCAATCATGTTAATCATCActggaacaaagaaaaaaaaggatctGTATCTTTTTTAATGTAGTTGATTATTTATTGGGAGAAAACTAATTCTTAATATTCTCACCAATGAAAGATTTTTTGGCAGCCGTCTCAATAGTCTCCATCTTCAACGATTTCTTAAAAAGTCCATGAAAACGTGAATTCTCTCTTATTCATTTGTCTCATAGACTTACAAACATGAGGAGGGTCCCTAAAATCAGCTTGCGTTATGAAGAACTGAACAGTCTATATTCATGTTAAACCGGATAGAGCTGCTCTGAGTCAACCAGtaggtttttttttacatttctgtggtcatcagtagcattaaaacactTCCTTTGGTGTAATGTTGAGAAACTGTTATTGCAAACCCAAACTGAAAAATAACAACTACCTTTTTgcctttaaataaacattttcagttAACCATCATACACAATTACCTTGCCGTCCGGGCCTTGATTTTgaacaatgtaatatttcactataCAGATCACATCAGATCAACTCACCCTAAAAGTGTGCTTTTCTGTAGTCCTATAGTGGTAGAAAACATGATATATAATGTCAAGCACATGGATTTGATTCTTAAGgcacatattaataaaatgtatgattGAATTGCGATTTTAATAAAAGCAACTGCTAAATATAAAATCATGGTACATTGTGAAACTTTCTGTATTTGTGGCTGAGAGTTTTAAACCAATGACTGAGATCTTTGACAAGTATTTTGTACACAtataaaaagcaccataaatcCACTACGAAGCAGCAAAAGAGCCAGACAGTTGTAACAGACTGTATTCAACCAGAATGCAAAGAGATACACAGTTTTGTTGAAGTAGTTCTCTTCATTTGTTGGGTCATAACTGGAAGAATGTATTGAATTTATCCAGACACTCCCTGCAATACACAGAGAAAACATTTTAGTTGAGTTAAATATTCCTCTGATATCTGTGAAATTTAAACAACAATAGAAATGttcaacatttgtattttttgcaaatatttttcacatttagtttaaagggtaagttcaccaaTTCAAGTTCAACCAGCTTTGTATTGATACAATGTAGTAGTAAATGGACAAAgtgcattatttttcaataaaatgcTGCACCGAGATATTCATCTTCTGGACTTTTGTGAAAACTACAGATTGTACTTCTGCATTTTTGCTCTCCTTGGTCATGTGATCGAGCCTGATGCATTATGGGTATTGAAGTTTTCCTACActcttaaaatatatgtaataatagGGCACAATATCCTCTATAATTTGAAGGAATTTTTCCATATTTATCTTTTACTGGTGTTTTGTCAGTATTTAGAATTTTACACTTCATTGcattgtattttagttttaatagaaATGCCGTAAAATTAATGGGTAATGAGCTTCCAATACTTTTTCTGCTTTTTTACGgatttaattttctattttcaCTTCAGCCctttttctctgttttctctaatgtaacaaaaagtaaaaaaagtgttTCTATTGCATAGACAGTCAACTTTTATTAAAGCCTCATCTTGCAGGTGCATGGTGAATTATGACTTTACAGCCCCACATTCTTCAGCCTGTCACAACATGCTTCAACTTTAACTTTTTACATGCAGAGAACGTTTAACCTTCTTTTGCGTATTTCTCCACTAATGTTTCTATAAGATATCTTCACCCCTCCTTCTGTAACTCCTGTTTTGACAAATTCACTCACCTGTGATGAacgaaatacaaaacaaatacacCTAATACTATAAGGTAGACTGAGATGTAGGACTGGACAGAGCAGTCTCTCAGAGAGTAGGCcactaacaaaaaaacaaacaaataaaattcagCAGTCTTTGTGTAGAGGAGTGTGTTTGCTCACTGTACAAAGTATGTAAATGTTTCTGTCAATATTATACTATAATATGTCATTAAATccaaattatttctgaataatgAGGTAAAAACCAGTAAAAACCTGCAATTCCAGTAGCAGCAATTATAACCCCAAGTACAAAAACAGCCACTAAAATAATTAACAGATTGCTCAGACAAGAAAACTGTTACATTCGTACTTTGCCAAGTATTCACAAAAATTTGGACATCATTTAGGCTATATCAGCTTAACACAGATTACAAAAGCAACGTATTTTTAAGAGGGGTCATATGATccgattaaaatttttattttctcttcagagtgttacaagctcttggtgcataaagaagatctgtaaagttgcaaagactaaagtctcaaatccaaaataGATATTCTTGattaaagttaagacttgtccacacaTCTCTGTGTCaccatgtgggaagatttgcataacaccgcccatgTCGTATAGATGTTGTATTTTTGGTTATGGGTTTAACATCTCCGTCACACGCTTGAAGTATTCAGCCAATAACAACGCACTGGATacctggccaatcacagcacacaatctacacgtttcagaaaggcggggcatagaggagaaacactaatgtacagtatgtggaaaataatgtgtttttttaaccttaaaccacataaacacattttatttcaccaaatacacaaaataatgttcgttttagtagcatcatatgaccactttaacaagattaatgtgtgtgtgtgtgtgtgtgtgttatattatattattaaacaaggaaatattaaaaaatatgattatttaaaaaaatattactttttttactgcTTTCTCCTCAGTTTGTCTGAAAAATTACATTGCAGGCTTGGAAGCACGTCTACGTCTTCAATATGACACAATATTGTCTTATATCATCCATACTCAACTTCATCTTACACAATCACACATATTTATAGAGTAGCCTATTGTGCATCTATTTTTATCACTTCGTAGCaagttgtttatgtatttatttatgtgcgTGCATTTGAACAGAATAACAAAAACATTGAGTGGGTGgttaatttgattttattattaagttttcattttcattgttagccaaaaaacaaaacaaaaaaaaaagacaataatatcCATTCCCTTTATCTTCAATGCTCAAAATGCTACCAAAAGTTTTAAAGACAATtgaatatttttacataaatttggTTTTGTGATTATATCACACCAACCAGCAAAACCCCGTCATCAAGATAAGTAAAGTAGGCCCACAGAGGTTTTGCTAATCCTGTCCTTTTCCCAAAATTAAAGCACAGATACAAACACAGCACCCAAGCACCAGCACCAGACCTATCAGAATATAAGCCAGTGTGGTGGTCCAGAATGCAAACAGGTAGAGGGTCTTGTTGCAGTAGGGATCTCCAGCCACGGTTTGGTTGTAGTTAGGAGGATAAATAGAATAAATCCACACACTGCCTATAATTAAAGAAAATCAGAAATAGAATTTATTTCAGATTATCATTTGAAGTTGGGATCACCGATTCTGTTGCTTCCCTGTTTAAAGGGACAGTCTATCCAAAAATGAAGAataatcattaattactcaccctcaagtcattccaaacccgtaaaatgAATGCGTTGTACTCTCATGAACGCATGTCAAAGACTGACACGGAAGAtaattttctttgcacacaaaaagtattctcatagctttataaaattacagttgaacctcTAATGTCACAGACCACtttaataatgtccttactaTCTTTGGCCCTAaatgtttcagttgtgttgctgtctatacagggtcagaaagctctcggatttcatcaaaaatatcttaatttgtgttcagaagatgaacgaaggAGTTTAGAATGACAAGaggtcagaattttcatttttgggcgaactgttcctttaatactgtgaagctgctttgaaatatcTCTAATGTATAAAgtgctaaattaataaaagtgTCTTGACtttattactttaaaaacatGCATTCACATTTAATTAGTATTTACTTTCCGTTTGCTGTTCAAAAAATAATGTTCATGAAATAAACAGCATAAAGTAAATGGCATATATCTAAATGTTTCAAATTAAACTATAAAACGACACGCCCCCCCACCCATTCAAATTCTAAAACTCAAAATGAAATCTGTGAAATGTTGTTTTTCTAGTTCTATATTAAACAGACATTGTCTAAGCTGTATTACTATATAAAAGTTCATATTCACACCCAAAAACAgacccacacacaaaaacatgttgCATTGTTTTCCATTCACAACTTAGAATTCTAAGCATTCCCAAATGAAAATCTTCTGTTTGTTCGGCAAGTGACTTTGTGATGGATTAACCGAACAATGCACCGAATCTGTCAGAGACCTCTGAACACATTAAATGACCTCTTCCACCCACATACACCATTGTGTCTTACCACAGATCAGCCAACAGAACATGAAGGTAGAAACTAGAGAATTCCACACATTGAAGGCACGGCTGAGTGCGGTTTGACCCCCTTCCTCCGTCTCCCTGGCACAGGGCAGACACGACAGCAAGGCCAGAAGTAAACCAAACACCCCGCAAACCAGCACATACACTGGTATATAGTGCTGCACGGGACAGTCTTTCAGATACACTGCACCTGTGATGGTAATCAACATAAGAGCACTTAAATAATGGAATGTAAAAGCAGAGGAATAAATacattacatactgtacattcactgTGACATACCTATCGAAATCTGAGCAATGGGAAGAGCCAGCAACAGCAgttttgaaataactgaaatacaaatcagtcaaaaaataaatcactttaaTACACTTTTTGTTCTTCAAGTACAAAAGTAACAATTATGGCGTAAAACTCCCATACCAAGGCAAGTTATACTCATTTGTGGAGGAGATTTCACATAATTGAACATTTGCTTTGGATCCATGGTGCCTATGCAAagcatacaacataaaaaaaacctgATTCATTAAAAACTGATTTTGTAACTGCATTGGATTCTACTAACTAAATCTGTGAAAAATAATactcttacagatatatcagagTAAAATTGCCTTCCCATATGTCAATCTGCATAAACATACTTACCTGTAGTTCTTCACACACCACTGGATCAGAAACAGCCTGAAATGATTATTCATGGGTTGTGCGCTCACTTATTTTAGAAGGCTACGTCACTCACCTCACGACTGTAGCGTTTCAAGATAAACCTGTTCTTGCTGTGTTCAAACAAATTTCGCAAACATGCATTATGCTGCAATGAATTTAACAGGCTGGAGTTATTATCTCTCTAAACAAATCCCCTATGTTTACTTACATTCATGAACTTCTGTTGGGAGACAAAGTGGAAAAAAAACcctctgatagatgcttattttCATTAGTGCTTTTAATTTTGTAATCTTGATAA
Proteins encoded in this region:
- the zgc:103586 gene encoding zgc:103586 isoform X4, with protein sequence MAVAELVAKCLQAREMAYCPYSGFPVGAAILTTGGAIITGCNVENASYGLTVCAERTAIQRAVAKGYRRFTAIAVTCDIKDSFVGPCGACRQVLMEFGTEWDVYLTKPDGTYRKTSLRDLLPLAFTPAHLQKN
- the zgc:103586 gene encoding zgc:103586 isoform X1, with the protein product METIETAAKKSFIVMINMIAWMILLTATGLGVIHLHECPVQPNLPIYVTVIGLTGLLSLLVMYLRDTLDDSLLVRFCSAFSFTLYIFIVCWFVAGTHWIYSIYPPNYVPTSTGDHCHKTLYLFAFWINNLGFLCVFMLSLFALYFTLTRRTMLFTSRNLYVKI
- the zgc:103586 gene encoding zgc:103586 isoform X2, producing METIETAAKKSFIATGLGVIHLHECPVQPNLPIYVTVIGLTGLLSLLVMYLRDTLDDSLLVRFCSAFSFTLYIFIVCWFVAGTHWIYSIYPPNYVPTSTGDHCHKTLYLFAFWINNLGFLCVFMLSLFALYFTLTRRTMLFTSRNLYVKI
- the zgc:103586 gene encoding zgc:103586 isoform X3, with translation METIETAAKKSFIGVIHLHECPVQPNLPIYVTVIGLTGLLSLLVMYLRDTLDDSLLVRFCSAFSFTLYIFIVCWFVAGTHWIYSIYPPNYVPTSTGDHCHKTLYLFAFWINNLGFLCVFMLSLFALYFTLTRRTMLFTSRNLYVKI
- the LOC127961100 gene encoding transmembrane protein 272-like, encoding MDPKQMFNYVKSPPQMSITCLVISKLLLLALPIAQISIGAVYLKDCPVQHYIPVYVLVCGVFGLLLALLSCLPCARETEEGGQTALSRAFNVWNSLVSTFMFCWLICGSVWIYSIYPPNYNQTVAGDPYCNKTLYLFAFWTTTLAYILIGLVLVLGCCVCICALILGKGQD